A portion of the Rhodanobacter sp. AS-Z3 genome contains these proteins:
- a CDS encoding SAM-dependent methyltransferase, translating into MQTTPSTGSLVCVGLGMTLGAHLAPLARSHIEQADVVFFALSDGIVELWLRRMHADVRSLQSFYQEGSSRMNTYWQMVEAMLVEVRAGRRVCGVFYGHPGVFAWVPHKAIELAREEGCRAHMEPAISAEGCLYADLGIDPGAYGCQHYEASQLLFYQRRIDPAAYLILWQVGVVGDQSMARFSTNAAYRQVLVDVLARDYPLNHEVTIYRAATLPIQSPRIERCTLAALPQAKLDMTDTLVIPPAYAMQPNPEILARFDALDRAVAGTG; encoded by the coding sequence ATGCAAACAACGCCTTCGACTGGAAGCTTGGTCTGTGTCGGCTTGGGCATGACCTTGGGTGCCCATCTGGCGCCGCTGGCGCGCAGTCATATCGAACAGGCCGACGTAGTGTTTTTCGCGCTGTCCGATGGCATCGTGGAGTTGTGGCTGCGGCGCATGCACGCCGACGTACGCAGCTTGCAGTCGTTCTACCAGGAAGGCAGCTCGCGTATGAACACCTATTGGCAGATGGTCGAAGCCATGCTGGTGGAAGTGCGCGCCGGCAGGCGGGTCTGTGGCGTGTTCTACGGTCATCCCGGCGTGTTTGCATGGGTGCCGCACAAGGCGATCGAGCTGGCCAGGGAGGAGGGCTGCCGCGCGCACATGGAGCCGGCCATTTCGGCCGAAGGCTGTCTATACGCCGATCTCGGCATCGACCCGGGTGCGTATGGCTGCCAGCACTACGAAGCCAGCCAGTTGCTGTTCTACCAGCGACGCATCGATCCTGCGGCCTACCTGATCCTGTGGCAGGTCGGCGTGGTCGGCGACCAGTCGATGGCGCGTTTCTCCACCAATGCCGCCTATCGTCAGGTGCTGGTGGATGTGCTGGCACGCGACTATCCGTTGAACCATGAGGTGACCATCTATCGCGCCGCGACGCTGCCGATCCAGTCGCCACGCATCGAGCGGTGCACGCTTGCTGCGTTGCCGCAGGCGAAGCTGGACATGACCGATACTCTGGTGATTCCACCGGCGTATGCCATGCAGCCCAATCCGGAGATACTCGCGCGCTTTGATGCGCTGGACCGTGCGGTGGCTGGTACTGGGTGA
- a CDS encoding DUF3014 domain-containing protein, with translation MSKQSSVGSWVAAGVVVLAIGAGGLYLARKAMNAGDAPLVTPRASSATPVATAQEQAVIEHPIEQARTAPAEASTTPLPALDGSDESVADGLGRLAAGSDWSALLIRQRIIERIVATLDALPRHEALGSFTLPAHTPKGPVLVDDVGGSIVLAANNSERYAPYLQVVDATDPRALVAWYVHAYPLFQQAYQQLGYPKGYFNDRLIVVLDDLLAAPDLAARAPMRRSNAYYVYADPALESLSTGQKLMMRVGPEAEARIKAKLRAIRAQLVGAGLHAAPAGTPSEKIQPAPPVD, from the coding sequence ATGAGCAAGCAGTCATCGGTGGGAAGCTGGGTTGCGGCGGGCGTCGTCGTGTTGGCCATTGGTGCAGGCGGGTTGTATCTGGCGCGCAAGGCGATGAATGCTGGCGACGCGCCACTGGTGACCCCGAGGGCAAGCAGCGCCACACCCGTGGCGACCGCGCAGGAGCAGGCGGTGATCGAGCACCCCATTGAGCAGGCGCGAACAGCGCCGGCCGAGGCCTCGACCACTCCGTTGCCCGCGCTGGACGGCAGCGATGAAAGTGTGGCCGACGGGCTTGGCCGATTGGCGGCCGGCAGTGACTGGTCGGCGTTGCTGATTCGTCAGCGGATCATCGAACGGATCGTCGCCACGCTGGATGCGCTGCCCCGGCACGAGGCACTGGGTTCCTTCACCTTGCCGGCGCATACGCCGAAGGGTCCGGTGCTGGTTGACGACGTGGGTGGTTCCATCGTGCTGGCCGCGAATAACAGCGAGCGCTACGCGCCCTATCTGCAGGTAGTCGACGCCACCGATCCGCGGGCGCTGGTTGCCTGGTATGTGCATGCCTATCCGCTGTTCCAGCAGGCTTATCAGCAGTTGGGTTATCCCAAGGGCTACTTCAATGACCGACTGATCGTGGTTCTGGACGATTTGCTTGCGGCACCGGACCTGGCGGCCCGGGCGCCCATGCGGCGATCGAACGCCTATTATGTTTATGCCGATCCTGCGCTGGAGTCGCTGTCGACTGGACAGAAGTTGATGATGCGGGTGGGGCCGGAAGCCGAAGCGCGCATCAAGGCGAAACTGCGCGCGATACGCGCGCAACTGGTCGGTGCAGGGCTGCATGCTGCTCCTGCAGGCACGCCCAGTGAGAAGATCCAGCCGGCACCGCCGGTTGACTGA
- a CDS encoding lipocalin family protein: MPLLLLLLASLVAASPAAADTLPNEPVPTLAMDRYAGQWHEIARLPMYFERRCLNGVTAKYVPNADGTVRVENTCMTAKGQMSIVGMARVKEGQPGALEVRFAPGWLSWLPLSWADYWVIEVDRDYQWAVIGSPGHKHLWILARQPRMDRALFQTLKEHSRLRGYSVDDLIITAPLD, from the coding sequence ATGCCATTACTGCTCTTGTTGCTCGCCTCGCTGGTTGCCGCCTCACCCGCCGCGGCGGACACGCTGCCGAACGAACCGGTGCCGACACTGGCGATGGACCGCTATGCTGGCCAATGGCATGAAATTGCCCGGCTGCCGATGTACTTCGAGCGCCGGTGCCTGAACGGCGTGACCGCGAAGTATGTGCCGAATGCCGACGGCACGGTGCGGGTGGAAAACACCTGCATGACCGCGAAGGGTCAGATGTCGATTGTTGGCATGGCACGCGTCAAGGAGGGCCAGCCGGGCGCGCTGGAGGTTCGCTTTGCGCCGGGCTGGCTGAGCTGGCTACCGTTGAGTTGGGCCGATTACTGGGTGATCGAAGTGGACCGTGATTACCAATGGGCGGTCATCGGCAGCCCCGGCCACAAACACCTGTGGATACTGGCGCGCCAGCCGCGCATGGATCGGGCACTGTTCCAGACCTTGAAGGAGCACTCCCGGCTGCGCGGTTATAGCGTCGACGACCTGATCATCACGGCGCCGCTGGACTGA
- a CDS encoding VOC family protein, producing MTAHQVLATVAASDFGASRAWYARLFGRVPDNAPDAACAEWQIASRTRIQLRPRDELADAPWQAGPASLGIMVDNLDEMLRDLHTRQIDVPIPQLATHFVRVVPVRDPDGNMVTFVESAAA from the coding sequence ATGACTGCCCACCAGGTTCTTGCCACAGTTGCCGCAAGTGACTTCGGTGCATCCCGTGCGTGGTACGCCCGTTTGTTCGGGCGGGTGCCCGACAATGCGCCAGACGCTGCTTGCGCCGAATGGCAGATTGCCAGCCGCACGCGTATCCAGCTGCGGCCGCGCGACGAGCTCGCCGATGCACCGTGGCAAGCGGGCCCCGCCTCGCTGGGCATCATGGTCGACAACCTCGATGAAATGCTGCGTGACCTGCATACGCGCCAGATCGACGTACCGATACCCCAACTGGCCACCCACTTTGTCCGGGTTGTGCCGGTCCGCGACCCCGACGGCAATATGGTGACCTTCGTCGAGTCGGCTGCAGCTTGA
- a CDS encoding ABC transporter ATP-binding protein, giving the protein MPPIIAVHQLSKTYASGFSALKNIELEIRQGEIFALLGPNGAGKTTLISIICGIVNPSEGKVLADGHDVVRDYRAARSKIGLVPQELTTDAFETVWNTVSFSRGLFGRAPDPAHIEKVLKDLSLWDKRNNKMITLSGGMKRRVMIAKALSHEPRILFLDEPTAGVDVELRRDMWVMVRALRDTGVTIILTTHYIEEAEEMADRIGVINKGELILVEEKAALMNKLGRKQLTLQLQNPLSEVPPGLATYALELKGNGQQLVYTFDAQSEHTGIDGLLRRLAEAGIDFKDLQTSQSSLEDIFVDLVRERA; this is encoded by the coding sequence GTGCCGCCGATCATTGCCGTTCATCAACTCAGCAAGACCTACGCCTCCGGCTTCAGTGCACTGAAGAACATCGAGCTGGAAATTCGCCAGGGCGAAATATTCGCCTTGCTCGGCCCCAACGGTGCCGGCAAGACCACGCTCATCAGCATCATCTGTGGCATCGTCAACCCGAGCGAAGGCAAGGTGCTGGCTGACGGACACGACGTGGTGCGCGACTATCGCGCCGCTCGCAGCAAGATCGGTCTGGTGCCGCAGGAACTCACCACCGACGCGTTCGAGACGGTGTGGAACACGGTCAGTTTCAGCCGCGGTCTGTTCGGTCGCGCGCCCGACCCGGCGCATATCGAAAAGGTGCTGAAGGACTTGTCACTGTGGGACAAGCGCAACAACAAGATGATCACCTTGTCCGGCGGCATGAAGCGCCGGGTGATGATTGCCAAGGCGCTTTCGCATGAGCCGCGCATCCTGTTCCTTGATGAGCCCACAGCGGGCGTCGACGTGGAACTGCGCCGCGACATGTGGGTGATGGTGCGCGCGCTGCGTGACACCGGCGTCACCATCATCCTGACCACGCACTACATCGAAGAGGCCGAGGAGATGGCTGATCGCATCGGGGTGATCAACAAGGGCGAGTTGATCCTGGTGGAGGAGAAGGCTGCGCTGATGAACAAGCTTGGGCGTAAACAGCTCACCCTGCAGTTGCAGAATCCGCTGTCGGAGGTTCCGCCAGGGTTGGCGACCTATGCTCTCGAACTGAAGGGCAACGGTCAGCAACTCGTTTATACGTTTGATGCACAGAGCGAGCACACCGGCATCGATGGGCTGCTGCGACGGCTCGCCGAGGCCGGTATCGACTTCAAGGACCTGCAGACCAGCCAGAGTTCGCTGGAAGATATTTTCGTGGATCTGGTGAGGGAGCGCGCATGA
- a CDS encoding phosphodiesterase, whose amino-acid sequence MLNRPALFDVIEQQIAACIGTGGSFAVLMLRAHGLREIALRFGYSQAEHAGEIVQELIGMSLRPIDCVFQIGDDSYAVVLPDMLGRNHGLLAAARLSQAFEQPLVGMEAPWQLRISMGIAIYPEHGQDAELLCRRAGMALDEAQRRREPCVIYQPDETQVEVFYEELREAIEANHLQVFFQPVHDLLSKRMVAVESLARWTSPRHGEVSPARFVPFSEQSDLISALTRWSINATLRHAAPLCATGELSFAINLSPRAFSRPGMVEQLKGALDVWGVEPTAIIAEVTETALANDLESGVQVLGQLRDMGVRISIDDFGTGYASISYLHRFPATELKIDQSLVGSMQDDPHTSRLVGAIINMARHLDLATVAEGIENQVTQDRLTDMGCTYGQGFHLGRPEPAANFASRFLAGHAQR is encoded by the coding sequence ATGCTGAACCGGCCAGCCCTGTTCGACGTCATCGAGCAACAGATTGCTGCCTGCATCGGTACCGGCGGAAGCTTCGCCGTGCTGATGCTGCGCGCTCACGGCCTGCGTGAAATCGCCCTGCGTTTTGGTTACAGCCAGGCCGAGCACGCTGGCGAGATCGTCCAGGAGTTGATTGGCATGTCGCTGCGCCCGATCGACTGCGTCTTCCAGATCGGCGATGACAGCTATGCGGTGGTGCTACCCGACATGCTGGGCCGCAACCACGGACTGCTGGCCGCCGCCAGACTCAGCCAGGCCTTCGAACAGCCGCTGGTGGGGATGGAAGCCCCCTGGCAACTGCGCATCTCCATGGGTATTGCAATCTACCCGGAACATGGCCAGGACGCCGAACTGCTTTGCCGCCGCGCCGGAATGGCACTGGATGAGGCGCAGCGCCGGCGCGAGCCCTGCGTAATCTATCAGCCCGACGAAACCCAGGTGGAGGTCTTTTACGAGGAACTGCGCGAAGCCATCGAGGCGAACCACCTGCAGGTTTTTTTCCAGCCGGTGCATGACTTGCTGAGCAAGCGCATGGTGGCGGTTGAATCGCTGGCGCGGTGGACCAGCCCGCGCCACGGCGAAGTATCACCCGCCCGTTTCGTGCCGTTTTCCGAACAAAGTGATCTGATTTCCGCACTGACCCGCTGGAGCATCAACGCCACGCTGCGACATGCAGCGCCGCTGTGCGCAACCGGCGAGTTGAGCTTTGCCATCAACTTGTCGCCACGTGCGTTCTCACGCCCCGGAATGGTCGAGCAACTCAAGGGCGCGCTGGACGTCTGGGGCGTGGAGCCCACGGCAATCATCGCGGAAGTCACCGAGACAGCGTTGGCCAATGACCTGGAATCCGGCGTACAGGTGCTGGGCCAGCTACGCGACATGGGCGTGCGCATCTCGATCGATGATTTCGGCACCGGCTATGCGTCGATCTCCTACCTGCACCGTTTCCCCGCCACCGAACTGAAGATCGATCAGTCGTTGGTCGGCTCCATGCAGGACGATCCGCATACGAGCCGACTGGTCGGCGCAATCATCAATATGGCGCGCCATCTGGATCTGGCCACGGTAGCCGAAGGCATCGAGAATCAAGTCACCCAGGACCGGTTGACTGACATGGGCTGCACGTACGGACAGGGCTTCCACCTTGGTCGACCGGAGCCCGCCGCGAATTTCGCCAGCCGCTTCCTTGCCGGCCACGCCCAGCGCTGA
- a CDS encoding slipin family protein codes for MFGFVGVLVILGAMLLFATIKILPEYQRGVVLTLGRYTSTKGPGLVLLIPVVQTMIRVDLRVTVMDVPPQDVISRDNVSVRVNAVVYFRVVDSDKSVLEVENFLQATSQLAQTRLRSVLGQHELDEILSQRDSINHTLQTTLDEATDPWGIKIMNVEIKDVDLNETMVRAIARQAEAERERRAKVIHAEGEMQAAEKLRDAAAMLSQQPQALQLRYLQTLADMSNNGKSSTIVFPLPLDLIRPLMEAFPSKRDSGKTD; via the coding sequence ATGTTCGGATTTGTCGGTGTACTGGTCATTCTTGGCGCGATGTTGCTGTTTGCCACGATCAAGATCCTGCCGGAGTACCAGCGCGGCGTGGTGCTGACCCTGGGTCGCTACACCAGTACCAAGGGCCCCGGCCTGGTGCTGCTGATTCCGGTGGTGCAAACCATGATCCGGGTCGACCTGCGGGTCACCGTGATGGACGTGCCGCCGCAGGACGTGATCTCGCGCGACAACGTGTCGGTGAGGGTCAACGCGGTGGTCTACTTCCGCGTGGTTGATTCGGACAAGTCGGTGCTGGAAGTGGAAAACTTCCTGCAGGCGACCAGCCAGCTGGCGCAGACGCGCTTGCGTTCGGTGCTGGGCCAGCACGAACTGGACGAGATCCTGTCCCAGCGCGACTCGATCAACCACACCTTGCAGACCACGCTGGATGAAGCCACCGATCCGTGGGGCATCAAGATCATGAACGTGGAGATCAAGGACGTCGACCTCAACGAAACCATGGTGCGCGCGATCGCCCGCCAGGCCGAGGCCGAACGCGAACGCCGCGCCAAGGTGATCCACGCCGAGGGTGAAATGCAGGCAGCGGAGAAACTGCGTGATGCCGCCGCCATGTTGTCGCAGCAGCCGCAGGCGCTGCAATTGCGTTACCTGCAGACACTGGCCGACATGTCCAACAACGGCAAGTCCTCGACCATCGTGTTCCCGTTGCCGCTGGACTTGATCCGGCCACTGATGGAAGCATTTCCGTCCAAGCGCGATTCGGGTAAAACTGACTGA
- a CDS encoding nuclear transport factor 2 family protein, whose translation MNFRSATMAMIVFIACAIPGASCANAKDIYSPAQRDALAAVVALFTAMGKHDVDASRRLILPGANFVVLLPDGTVRIEPDTGYLDTLGKHREIFLERIWNAQVTVNGNIAQVWAPYDFHLDGKLSHCGIDNFSLVRTAAGWRVAGISYTVQKTGCMASPLGEVH comes from the coding sequence ATGAATTTCCGTAGTGCCACGATGGCGATGATTGTGTTCATTGCCTGCGCCATACCGGGTGCCAGTTGCGCGAACGCCAAGGACATTTACAGCCCTGCCCAGCGGGATGCCCTGGCTGCAGTGGTCGCTCTTTTTACGGCCATGGGCAAGCATGATGTCGATGCCTCGCGCCGGCTGATTCTGCCGGGCGCAAATTTCGTGGTGCTGCTGCCTGACGGCACGGTGCGCATCGAACCAGACACGGGCTACCTCGATACCCTCGGCAAACACCGCGAAATCTTCCTCGAACGGATCTGGAATGCGCAGGTCACGGTGAACGGAAATATCGCCCAGGTGTGGGCCCCGTATGACTTTCATCTCGATGGAAAATTGTCACATTGCGGCATCGACAACTTCAGCCTGGTGCGCACGGCGGCTGGCTGGCGCGTGGCCGGGATCAGCTACACAGTGCAGAAAACCGGTTGTATGGCCAGCCCGCTCGGTGAGGTTCACTGA
- a CDS encoding HD-GYP domain-containing protein: MAFEIEEQRIDVNDLRLGMYVCRLDRPWEDTSYPLQGVGLTSPEDLAGIRAICQYVYIDLRRQVVIASPAALTRTNLSGTRFKNTVHYSDKIPVEEEAPRAHAALDNASQMVDRIYDDIASGRELSVERVEQAVRPLVASVLRSADAFFLVEGLRRHDNYSYSHSIGCSALAAVFGRHMGFAEETILSLAAGGLLMDVGKTRLPESLLRYPGSLAPAEVDVVRSHVAAGLEIVSESGITNQDVLDILRTHHERHDGSGYPDGLAGNVIPITGRMLGIIDTYDAMVSPRPYRPAISRHHALRQIYAARNTLFQAEMIERFQVCLGVYPTGSIVELSSGEVAVVIAQNQVRRLRPKIVVLTLPNKQPLKEFRQIDLMASSAKNEPIDILRGLAVGDYGVDAAELFLK, encoded by the coding sequence GTGGCCTTTGAGATCGAAGAACAGCGCATCGACGTCAATGACCTGCGACTCGGCATGTATGTGTGCCGACTCGACCGGCCATGGGAAGACACGTCCTATCCGCTGCAGGGTGTCGGGCTGACCAGCCCGGAGGATCTCGCCGGCATCCGCGCCATTTGCCAATACGTCTACATCGATTTGCGCCGCCAGGTGGTCATCGCATCGCCCGCAGCGCTGACCCGTACCAACCTCTCTGGGACACGCTTCAAGAACACGGTTCACTACAGCGACAAGATACCTGTCGAAGAAGAAGCGCCGCGCGCGCATGCCGCGCTCGACAATGCCAGCCAGATGGTTGACCGCATCTACGACGACATCGCCAGCGGCCGAGAACTGTCGGTCGAGCGCGTGGAGCAGGCCGTGCGTCCACTGGTCGCCAGCGTGCTGCGCAGTGCCGATGCGTTCTTCCTGGTCGAAGGCTTGCGCCGACACGATAACTATTCCTACAGCCATTCGATCGGTTGCAGCGCGCTCGCCGCCGTTTTCGGGCGACATATGGGCTTTGCCGAGGAAACCATCCTCAGCCTGGCTGCGGGCGGATTGTTGATGGACGTGGGCAAGACCCGTCTCCCGGAAAGCCTGTTGCGCTATCCGGGGTCGCTGGCACCGGCCGAGGTGGACGTCGTGCGTTCGCATGTCGCTGCGGGCCTCGAAATCGTCTCCGAATCGGGTATCACCAACCAGGATGTACTCGACATCCTGCGTACTCATCACGAGCGTCACGATGGCAGCGGCTATCCCGATGGCCTCGCCGGCAATGTCATTCCGATCACCGGGCGCATGCTCGGCATCATCGACACCTACGACGCGATGGTCAGCCCACGACCGTATCGGCCGGCCATCTCGCGCCATCATGCATTGCGGCAAATCTACGCGGCCCGCAACACCCTGTTCCAGGCAGAGATGATCGAGCGCTTCCAGGTTTGTCTTGGCGTGTATCCCACCGGATCGATAGTCGAATTGAGCAGCGGTGAAGTAGCCGTGGTCATCGCGCAGAACCAGGTGCGTCGCCTGCGACCGAAAATCGTCGTACTGACCTTGCCAAACAAGCAACCACTCAAGGAGTTCCGTCAGATCGACCTGATGGCGTCTTCGGCGAAGAACGAGCCGATCGATATTCTGCGTGGCCTGGCCGTGGGCGATTACGGCGTCGACGCTGCCGAGCTGTTCCTGAAATGA
- a CDS encoding PepSY domain-containing protein, with translation MSLPHRFLRSLRSIHLYLGVFSAPMLLFFALTGGLQVFSLHETTRGSDYAPPAWLASAAQLHKKQTIEMPQRRRPPANGAAAPLQARPAADAEPRVVAVENRPARKNLLPMKVFFALVALSLFVSVLSGLYMAWRFSRRPALFGALSGAGIIVPLLLLLF, from the coding sequence ATGTCGCTCCCTCATCGATTCCTGCGCAGCCTGCGTTCGATACATCTCTACCTGGGCGTGTTCAGCGCGCCGATGCTCCTGTTTTTTGCGCTCACTGGCGGACTGCAGGTGTTCAGCCTGCACGAAACCACGCGCGGCAGCGATTACGCGCCACCGGCGTGGCTGGCCAGCGCAGCACAACTACATAAGAAACAGACCATCGAGATGCCGCAGCGGCGACGCCCGCCCGCCAACGGTGCCGCCGCACCGTTGCAAGCACGACCAGCCGCGGACGCGGAGCCGCGAGTGGTGGCCGTCGAGAATCGACCGGCCAGGAAGAATTTGCTGCCGATGAAAGTTTTCTTTGCGCTGGTGGCACTGAGCTTGTTCGTCTCGGTGCTCAGCGGGCTCTACATGGCTTGGCGTTTCAGCCGTCGCCCAGCGCTGTTCGGTGCGCTGTCTGGCGCTGGAATCATCGTGCCATTATTGCTGCTGCTGTTTTGA
- a CDS encoding nodulation protein NfeD, giving the protein MKRGWWRMSAALLAAFLVTPTWADHAAAAGHEAAGKMVAKITLEGPIGPAAAEYFEGASIRAEHDGAQAIVLQLDTPGGLSESMRLIISRMLASDIPVLVYVAPDGARAASAGTYILYAGQIAAMAPATHVGAATPVSLGGNTPRPSARPASQPVASSTVRSEPSAAGHDAESNKVTNDAIAYIRSLAQLRGRNADWAAQAVRGAATLTAGEAAQQHVIDFVASDVNDLLAKSNGRVVKLGDRTVTLNLQGATVRSYAPDARTRFLGIITNPTIAYLLLLGGIFGLGLEALHPGAMLPGIVGAISLLVGLYALQLLPVNYAGLALMALGIGMLVAEAVNPGVVAFGIGGLVAFVTGSVMLMNTGVPGYAVNLGAIGGIAVCAAALLGLIVWLVFRARRAPQFSGDAAMLADTGDLLQAVVPGGESWMMLRGERWRVHCATALPAGARVRVLSRQGLLLRVEPAQADAEIS; this is encoded by the coding sequence ATGAAGCGTGGTTGGTGGCGAATGAGCGCGGCCCTGTTGGCTGCGTTTTTGGTGACCCCGACTTGGGCTGACCACGCGGCGGCAGCCGGTCACGAGGCTGCCGGAAAGATGGTGGCGAAGATCACGCTGGAGGGGCCGATCGGTCCTGCCGCCGCCGAGTATTTCGAGGGTGCCTCGATCCGCGCGGAGCACGACGGCGCGCAAGCCATCGTGCTGCAGCTGGATACACCGGGTGGGCTGTCCGAATCGATGCGATTGATCATCTCGCGGATGCTGGCCAGCGACATTCCCGTGCTGGTCTACGTCGCACCCGACGGTGCCCGTGCCGCCTCGGCCGGTACCTATATTCTTTATGCCGGCCAGATTGCCGCGATGGCACCGGCCACCCATGTCGGTGCGGCGACGCCGGTGTCCTTGGGCGGCAACACGCCACGGCCTTCGGCCAGGCCGGCCAGCCAACCCGTCGCCAGTTCCACCGTTCGCAGCGAGCCGTCGGCAGCGGGCCATGATGCCGAATCAAACAAAGTCACCAACGATGCGATTGCCTACATCCGCTCGCTGGCACAGCTACGCGGGCGCAATGCGGACTGGGCAGCGCAGGCGGTGCGCGGCGCCGCGACGTTGACCGCCGGCGAGGCCGCGCAACAACACGTGATCGACTTCGTCGCCAGCGATGTGAACGACCTGCTGGCGAAATCAAACGGCCGCGTGGTGAAGCTGGGTGATCGCACCGTCACGCTGAATCTGCAAGGGGCTACGGTGCGTAGCTATGCGCCCGATGCGCGCACTCGCTTCCTGGGCATCATCACCAATCCGACCATCGCCTATCTGCTGCTGTTGGGCGGCATCTTTGGCCTTGGGCTGGAAGCACTGCATCCCGGCGCCATGCTGCCCGGCATCGTCGGTGCGATCAGCCTGCTGGTCGGCTTGTACGCGCTGCAGTTGTTGCCGGTGAACTACGCCGGGCTGGCGCTGATGGCGCTGGGCATTGGCATGCTGGTGGCCGAAGCGGTGAATCCCGGCGTGGTCGCTTTCGGCATCGGCGGGTTGGTCGCTTTTGTCACCGGTTCGGTCATGCTGATGAACACCGGCGTGCCCGGTTATGCGGTGAATCTGGGCGCGATCGGCGGCATTGCGGTGTGTGCGGCCGCACTGCTCGGGCTGATCGTGTGGCTGGTGTTTCGCGCGCGGCGAGCGCCGCAGTTCAGTGGTGATGCGGCGATGCTGGCTGACACCGGCGATTTGCTGCAGGCCGTCGTTCCCGGCGGCGAGAGCTGGATGATGTTGCGCGGCGAGCGCTGGCGCGTGCATTGCGCTACGGCATTGCCGGCTGGTGCGCGCGTGCGGGTGCTGTCGCGGCAGGGTTTGTTGTTGCGGGTCGAGCCGGCGCAAGCCGACGCAGAAATTTCATGA
- a CDS encoding ABC transporter permease, which produces MNIHGIRAIYRFEMARTWRTLLQSIVSPVISTSLYFVVFGAAIGSHMNGIDGVSYGAFIVPGLVMLSLLTQSISNASFGIYFPKFVGTIYEILSAPVSPFEIVAGYVGAAASKSVILGVIILITARLFVTFDIQHPLWMLAFLLLTAVTFSLFGFIIGIWADNFEKLQLVPLLIVTPLTFLGGSFYSIHMLPPFWQKVTLFNPVVYLISGFRWSFYGVADVGIGVSVGMTMVFLAMCLALVWWIFRSGYRLKA; this is translated from the coding sequence ATGAATATTCACGGCATCCGCGCAATCTACCGCTTCGAAATGGCGCGTACCTGGCGCACCTTGCTGCAGAGCATCGTCTCGCCGGTGATCTCCACCTCGCTGTATTTCGTGGTGTTCGGCGCCGCCATCGGTTCGCACATGAACGGCATCGACGGAGTCAGCTACGGCGCTTTCATTGTGCCGGGTCTGGTCATGTTGTCGCTGCTGACGCAAAGCATTTCCAACGCATCGTTCGGGATCTATTTTCCGAAGTTCGTGGGCACCATCTACGAGATTCTGTCGGCACCGGTGTCGCCGTTTGAAATCGTGGCGGGCTACGTCGGTGCCGCGGCCAGCAAGTCGGTCATCCTCGGGGTGATCATCCTGATTACCGCGCGACTCTTCGTCACCTTTGATATCCAGCACCCACTGTGGATGCTGGCCTTTCTGCTGCTCACCGCGGTGACCTTCAGTCTGTTCGGTTTCATCATCGGGATCTGGGCGGACAACTTCGAGAAGCTGCAATTGGTGCCGTTGCTGATCGTGACGCCGCTGACCTTCCTCGGTGGCAGTTTCTACTCGATCCACATGCTGCCGCCGTTCTGGCAGAAGGTCACCTTGTTCAATCCGGTGGTTTATCTGATCAGCGGCTTTCGCTGGAGTTTCTACGGCGTGGCCGACGTAGGCATCGGGGTCAGTGTTGGCATGACGATGGTGTTTCTGGCGATGTGTCTGGCGTTGGTATGGTGGATTTTCCGCAGCGGCTATCGATTGAAGGCGTGA
- a CDS encoding zinc ribbon domain-containing protein YjdM — protein MSDIPACPLCAMENTYADGGNYICADCGHEWSMEAGADQGGQALLVRDVNGNVLNSGDTVTVIKDLKVKGSSIPLKQGTLIRNIRLVDGDDEHIEGNSDKIKGLVLKVCFLKKA, from the coding sequence ATGTCTGACATTCCAGCCTGTCCGTTGTGCGCCATGGAAAATACCTATGCCGATGGCGGCAACTACATCTGCGCCGATTGCGGGCATGAGTGGTCGATGGAGGCGGGCGCAGACCAGGGCGGCCAAGCGCTGCTGGTTCGCGATGTGAACGGCAACGTGCTCAACAGCGGGGACACGGTCACGGTCATCAAGGACCTCAAGGTGAAAGGGTCATCGATTCCGCTGAAGCAGGGCACGCTGATCCGCAACATTCGGTTGGTCGATGGTGATGACGAACACATCGAAGGCAACTCGGACAAGATCAAGGGCCTGGTGCTGAAAGTCTGTTTTCTGAAAAAGGCCTGA